From Dehalococcoidia bacterium, one genomic window encodes:
- a CDS encoding 2-hydroxyacyl-CoA dehydratase family protein, translated as MMAEEQTKKTTSIKATKTAKKVREFVRTMYMRAHQAKAEGRPVAYCMMASGYDEILLAMDITPVWTENYAGLCAAKHEAEPFLLRAEADGYSNVVCGYVRTGLGFDAMRKEQGGMPKGAPDGGMPEPDMLLGSSCTCDPRYKWYQSMGHYTDTPTYCHDVVIPSVDANYKAVTPHYIKYQVQQFRGLIAWLEEQTGKKMDYDKLRYHVDLANRAAMMWWQSDQLRKAIPSPMPSQDHFNIFTPGVFRLGEQATLDFYTELRDEIQERVDNHIGVVENEQYRLMWGGGLPPWHTMWMFNYFESMGAVFAIESAYMHWEPRHIPEGISDPVEHIATRNYRLMTNYYEEAQANSGDPAVEKLLRLAKDYSIDGMVMHGSRSCRAMTIGQMHSNATIQKQVNLPFLGLVSDIVDLRDYSEAQWRMQIDSFMETVRNRKAQGR; from the coding sequence ATGATGGCCGAAGAACAGACTAAAAAGACAACTTCGATAAAAGCAACCAAGACGGCCAAGAAGGTCCGTGAGTTTGTCAGGACGATGTACATGCGGGCCCATCAGGCCAAGGCAGAGGGTCGACCGGTGGCCTATTGCATGATGGCCTCCGGCTATGATGAAATCCTGCTGGCCATGGATATCACCCCTGTCTGGACGGAGAACTACGCCGGACTATGCGCCGCCAAGCACGAAGCCGAACCGTTCCTGCTGAGGGCGGAAGCGGACGGCTATTCCAACGTGGTCTGCGGCTATGTCCGGACCGGGCTGGGATTTGACGCCATGCGCAAGGAACAGGGCGGCATGCCCAAAGGCGCGCCGGATGGCGGTATGCCGGAACCGGATATGCTGCTGGGTAGCAGCTGCACCTGCGACCCCCGCTACAAGTGGTATCAGTCCATGGGGCATTACACCGATACTCCCACCTACTGTCACGATGTGGTCATTCCCTCGGTGGATGCCAATTACAAGGCGGTGACGCCCCATTACATCAAATATCAGGTCCAGCAGTTCAGGGGACTGATTGCCTGGCTGGAGGAACAGACCGGCAAGAAGATGGACTACGACAAGCTGCGCTATCACGTCGATCTGGCCAATAGGGCCGCCATGATGTGGTGGCAGTCGGATCAACTGCGCAAGGCGATTCCTTCCCCGATGCCGTCTCAGGACCACTTCAATATCTTCACCCCCGGCGTATTCCGTCTGGGGGAACAGGCCACGCTCGATTTTTACACCGAGCTTCGCGATGAGATCCAGGAGCGGGTGGATAACCACATCGGCGTCGTCGAGAACGAGCAGTACCGGTTGATGTGGGGTGGTGGCCTGCCGCCGTGGCATACCATGTGGATGTTCAATTACTTCGAGAGCATGGGGGCGGTGTTTGCCATCGAGAGCGCCTACATGCACTGGGAACCCCGTCACATTCCCGAAGGCATCAGTGATCCGGTGGAACATATCGCCACCCGCAACTACCGGCTGATGACCAATTACTACGAGGAAGCGCAAGCCAACAGCGGCGATCCCGCCGTGGAGAAGCTGCTCAGGCTGGCCAAGGATTACAGCATCGACGGCATGGTGATGCATGGCAGCCGGTCCTGCCGGGCCATGACCATCGGCCAGATGCACTCCAACGCCACCATCCAGAAACAGGTCAACCTGCCTTTCCTGGGACTGGTGAGCGATATTGTTGATCTGAGGGACTATTCAGAGGCTCAATGGCGGATGCAGATCGACTCATTCATGGAGACCGTTCGCAATCGCAAAGCACAAGGACGTTAG
- a CDS encoding CoA transferase, with translation MEKPLEGYRVLDWTVWQQGPVAAMMLGDLGAEVIKIEERTGGDPARGMMKLAGAAAGVAGRNFYFENNNRNKRSLVVDLRKPEGKEIVYKLVKNSDVFVQNFRQGVAARLGLDYATLKKHNPKLIYAAASGWGPNGPDAEKPAFDYTGLARSGMMSVVGEPGMQPMLTQGGIGDQMGATITAYAIVTALLVRERTGKGQQVDTSLLGSLVWLQGLNVSMQCLLGGSMPRVNRAKAGNPLYNHYRCQDDKWLALAQLQPDQIWPSVCRVLGLSHLEKDPKFANMMERGKNSAECIAEMDKAFASKPRAEWVKLFAQDKDIIVECVNTIADVPTDPQVLANNYVIPFTHPVWGPVKVVGMPMSFSESKVGPQREAPEFGQHTEEILTEMLGYSWDDVSKLKDAKVI, from the coding sequence ATGGAGAAACCACTGGAGGGATACAGGGTTCTGGATTGGACCGTCTGGCAGCAAGGCCCCGTGGCTGCCATGATGCTGGGGGATCTTGGCGCCGAGGTGATCAAGATCGAAGAGCGAACCGGGGGCGATCCTGCGCGAGGCATGATGAAGCTGGCAGGCGCGGCCGCCGGAGTAGCCGGGCGCAACTTCTATTTTGAGAACAACAATCGAAACAAGAGAAGCCTGGTTGTGGATCTCCGCAAACCCGAGGGCAAGGAAATCGTCTATAAGTTAGTGAAGAACTCCGATGTCTTCGTGCAGAATTTCCGCCAGGGTGTGGCTGCCCGTCTGGGGTTGGATTACGCCACCCTCAAGAAGCATAATCCCAAGCTGATCTATGCCGCGGCGTCCGGCTGGGGGCCGAATGGTCCCGATGCTGAGAAGCCAGCGTTTGACTACACCGGGCTGGCCCGATCGGGAATGATGTCGGTAGTCGGAGAGCCGGGGATGCAGCCCATGCTTACTCAGGGAGGCATTGGGGACCAGATGGGCGCCACGATTACGGCTTATGCCATCGTCACTGCATTGCTGGTAAGGGAGCGAACAGGGAAAGGACAGCAGGTGGACACATCGCTTCTGGGCAGTTTGGTCTGGCTCCAGGGGTTGAATGTATCCATGCAATGTCTTCTGGGCGGTTCGATGCCCCGTGTCAACCGTGCCAAGGCGGGCAATCCGCTTTACAACCATTATCGATGCCAGGATGACAAATGGCTGGCGCTAGCACAGTTGCAGCCGGATCAGATTTGGCCGTCTGTGTGCCGCGTTCTCGGTTTGAGCCATCTGGAGAAAGACCCCAAGTTTGCCAATATGATGGAGCGGGGAAAGAACAGCGCGGAGTGCATCGCTGAGATGGACAAGGCCTTTGCCTCCAAGCCGAGGGCGGAATGGGTCAAGCTCTTTGCCCAGGACAAGGATATCATTGTCGAGTGTGTTAACACCATTGCCGACGTTCCAACGGATCCTCAGGTGTTGGCAAACAACTATGTCATTCCTTTCACTCATCCGGTGTGGGGCCCGGTAAAGGTTGTCGGCATGCCGATGTCCTTCAGCGAGAGCAAGGTTGGTCCTCAAAGGGAAGCACCGGAATTCGGGCAGCACACTGAGGAGATACTGACGGAGATGTTGGGATATAGCTGGGATGATGTCTCCAAGTTGAAGGACGCCAAAGTCATCTAG
- a CDS encoding zinc ribbon domain-containing protein, translated as MAGIISYGAYIPWRRLDRAQIGKAWVTPVMPGEKAVANYDEDSLTMAVAACLDCLGDMDRQKIDGLFFATTTTPFKEKQAAAIIARAVDLRPDALTADYISSLRGGTLALKSAMDAVGNGSAKQILVVAADCRLGAAQGPREVALGDGAAAVLVGVEDGVAKIKGFHSIFSDTMDVWRTDEDRFVRSWEDRFVIDKAYMLTMGKAVAAVMKDCGLMPKDIAKAVIYSPDPRTHQTMAKTLGFDPKTQLQDSLFGVIGNTGTALTLMMLAAALETAGAGQKMLVASYGDGSDAFILEATGKKGHGKKGIKGYLPIKKMLNNYESYARIEQLLDVEPSARPPVLLPSAVVGWRESKKNLALYGAKCNSCGKPQYPAQRVCAYCQSKDNLTPYRFSDKNAKLFTFAFDNLGMSKTDVPPVGGGVINFEGGGRMLGQLTDLDFEQARVEMPMEMTFRKHYEAEGMPVYMWKAKPAV; from the coding sequence ATGGCGGGAATAATTTCTTATGGTGCTTACATTCCATGGCGCCGGCTCGACAGAGCCCAAATCGGCAAGGCGTGGGTCACGCCTGTGATGCCGGGAGAAAAAGCGGTGGCCAATTACGATGAGGACAGCCTGACGATGGCGGTGGCCGCCTGTCTCGACTGTCTGGGCGATATGGACCGCCAGAAGATTGACGGCCTCTTTTTCGCCACCACCACCACACCGTTTAAGGAAAAGCAGGCGGCAGCGATCATCGCCCGAGCCGTCGATCTGCGCCCTGATGCACTCACTGCGGACTATATCAGTTCCTTGAGGGGGGGCACCTTGGCGCTAAAGTCAGCAATGGATGCAGTGGGTAACGGTTCGGCCAAGCAGATACTGGTGGTTGCTGCCGACTGCCGTCTCGGGGCAGCCCAGGGACCGAGGGAGGTTGCTCTGGGAGACGGGGCAGCAGCCGTGTTGGTGGGTGTTGAGGATGGTGTTGCCAAGATCAAAGGATTCCACTCGATCTTCAGCGATACCATGGATGTGTGGCGGACCGATGAGGATCGGTTCGTCCGCTCGTGGGAGGATCGCTTCGTCATCGACAAGGCATATATGCTGACGATGGGGAAGGCAGTGGCGGCGGTTATGAAAGACTGTGGCCTCATGCCAAAGGACATCGCTAAGGCAGTAATCTACAGCCCTGATCCTCGTACTCATCAGACCATGGCCAAAACCCTCGGTTTTGATCCGAAAACCCAGTTGCAGGATTCCCTCTTCGGCGTGATTGGGAATACCGGCACGGCGCTAACCCTGATGATGCTGGCAGCCGCACTGGAAACTGCCGGAGCCGGACAGAAGATGCTGGTAGCCAGTTATGGTGATGGCAGCGACGCTTTCATCCTGGAGGCTACCGGAAAGAAAGGCCACGGTAAAAAGGGTATCAAGGGTTATCTGCCAATAAAGAAGATGCTGAACAATTACGAGTCCTATGCCCGCATTGAACAACTTCTCGATGTCGAGCCCTCGGCCCGACCTCCCGTGTTGTTGCCTTCCGCGGTGGTAGGCTGGAGAGAGAGCAAGAAGAACCTGGCCCTGTATGGCGCAAAATGCAATAGTTGTGGAAAACCGCAGTATCCCGCACAGCGGGTGTGTGCCTACTGTCAGTCCAAGGATAACCTGACCCCCTATCGTTTTTCGGACAAGAATGCCAAACTGTTCACCTTCGCCTTCGATAACCTGGGCATGTCGAAGACAGATGTCCCGCCGGTGGGAGGTGGAGTGATCAACTTCGAAGGGGGCGGACGGATGCTCGGTCAGTTGACGGACCTGGATTTTGAGCAGGCGCGCGTTGAAATGCCGATGGAGATGACCTTCCGTAAGCATTATGAGGCTGAAGGCATGCCGGTTTACATGTGGAAGGCTAAGCCAGCCGTATAA
- a CDS encoding thiamine pyrophosphate-dependent enzyme, whose translation MNREVNAVNKEIVSAPPKMRLIIPGGLGPNICPGCGHFLVTKIICEVIEEMGIGDRTMHALGAGCASIASLYIKNDWAGCSHGSAPAVATGIKRVHPNAVVYTVQGDGDAVAIGAGALINAAARGEKITVLMLNNTQYGTTGGQMGPTTLDGQVTTTSPLGRNPSIEGHPLRAAEMIATIRSAAYSARGAVNSPKNFQLTKKYLKTAFQSQIDNKGFSFLEIITQCPTNWHMKPPQSAKYVEEKVIPEFPLGEFKNTSSSN comes from the coding sequence ATGAATCGGGAGGTAAATGCCGTGAACAAGGAAATCGTGAGCGCTCCCCCAAAGATGCGTTTGATCATACCCGGCGGTCTGGGTCCGAATATTTGCCCGGGGTGCGGACACTTTCTGGTAACTAAAATTATTTGCGAAGTTATAGAGGAGATGGGCATTGGTGACCGAACCATGCATGCGTTGGGTGCGGGATGTGCCTCGATCGCTTCACTCTATATTAAGAATGACTGGGCGGGGTGCAGCCATGGCAGTGCTCCGGCAGTGGCTACCGGTATAAAGCGGGTGCATCCTAATGCAGTAGTTTATACCGTCCAGGGCGATGGAGATGCAGTGGCTATCGGGGCCGGTGCCTTGATCAACGCCGCAGCCCGTGGCGAAAAGATTACGGTATTGATGCTCAACAATACCCAATACGGAACCACCGGCGGTCAAATGGGGCCTACCACTCTGGACGGACAGGTAACCACAACAAGCCCGTTGGGCCGCAATCCGAGCATCGAGGGCCATCCCCTCCGTGCGGCGGAAATGATCGCAACGATCAGGAGCGCAGCTTATAGTGCGCGTGGCGCTGTAAACAGCCCCAAGAACTTCCAGCTTACTAAGAAATATCTCAAGACCGCGTTTCAAAGTCAGATAGATAATAAGGGGTTCTCCTTCCTTGAAATCATCACCCAGTGCCCTACCAACTGGCATATGAAACCCCCGCAGTCTGCCAAATATGTGGAAGAGAAGGTGATACCGGAATTCCCCCTTGGCGAATTCAAGAACACAAGTAGCTCCAATTAA
- a CDS encoding cobalamin-dependent protein (Presence of a B(12) (cobalamin)-binding domain implies dependence on cobalamin itself, in one of its several forms, or in some unusual lineages, dependence on a cobalamin-like analog.) translates to MVRENKPIKVLMAKTALDSHSRGPIVVSQALRDAGMEVVFAGALRAEEVVQTAIQEDVDVIGLNVCGRYKQIKDMIALLKEKHVEDKLIIVGGTIPAEDIPVLKEMGVNEVFPPGSKMERIVQYVQSHAGKK, encoded by the coding sequence ATGGTGAGAGAAAACAAGCCCATTAAGGTGCTGATGGCCAAAACGGCCCTGGATTCACATTCGAGAGGGCCAATAGTGGTGAGCCAGGCTTTGCGAGATGCCGGGATGGAGGTCGTCTTCGCGGGGGCTCTCAGGGCTGAAGAGGTAGTGCAGACCGCCATTCAAGAAGATGTGGACGTCATCGGCCTCAATGTATGCGGACGCTATAAGCAGATCAAGGACATGATTGCTCTCCTCAAAGAGAAACACGTCGAGGACAAGCTCATCATTGTCGGAGGCACTATTCCCGCAGAGGACATACCTGTACTGAAGGAAATGGGTGTGAACGAGGTGTTTCCGCCGGGATCGAAGATGGAAAGAATCGTGCAGTATGTTCAGTCACATGCCGGCAAGAAATGA
- a CDS encoding acetyl-CoA acetyltransferase produces the protein MESIKDRVALIGAGCTKFGELWDKSYEDMVIEAAYEALEDAGLEVKDIDGWWAATQDTTGFGSSISIPLKIKNKQVSRVENACGTGTEGVRMAAYAVAAGIFDTAMVVGFEKLKDSGWSGLGGVGKVIPGGALPLSVPGMYAMAGIRYFYQYGLKPQEGKEMLGKIAVKSHYNGSLHPKAHFQRAITLEQAINAPILAWPLGLFDCCAVSDGAAAVIITRHDLAKKYRPDPVYIKSIKCIVDASDGYIRDDYDYAHFETDRVFSKAMYEEAGIKDPRKELTAVSLHDCFTIAEAISLEDFGISPAGKVKEDIDAGFFNLHAGGVAVNTDGGLKCFGHPVGATGLRQMYEAYKQLQGKAQKPERQLKDPKFMMIHARGGWPGQTLPIGAILGN, from the coding sequence TTGGAGAGCATAAAAGATAGAGTGGCCTTAATCGGGGCCGGGTGCACTAAGTTCGGGGAGCTCTGGGATAAGAGCTATGAAGACATGGTCATCGAAGCCGCCTACGAGGCGCTGGAGGATGCCGGGCTGGAGGTCAAGGATATCGACGGTTGGTGGGCCGCCACCCAGGATACCACCGGGTTCGGCTCGAGCATTTCGATTCCGCTGAAGATCAAGAACAAGCAGGTGTCCCGGGTGGAGAACGCTTGCGGCACCGGGACGGAAGGCGTCAGGATGGCGGCTTACGCGGTGGCCGCGGGCATCTTCGACACAGCCATGGTGGTGGGATTCGAAAAACTGAAGGATTCCGGATGGTCCGGTCTGGGGGGTGTAGGGAAGGTAATTCCCGGGGGCGCCCTGCCTCTGAGTGTTCCGGGGATGTATGCCATGGCCGGGATCCGGTATTTTTACCAGTACGGGTTAAAGCCCCAGGAGGGGAAGGAGATGTTGGGCAAGATCGCCGTCAAGAGCCATTACAATGGCTCTTTGCATCCCAAGGCGCACTTCCAGCGAGCCATAACGCTCGAACAGGCGATCAATGCCCCCATCCTGGCCTGGCCTTTGGGTCTATTCGATTGCTGCGCTGTAAGTGACGGAGCAGCGGCGGTGATCATCACCAGGCATGATCTGGCCAAGAAATACAGACCCGATCCGGTTTACATCAAGTCCATCAAATGCATCGTAGACGCTTCGGACGGCTATATCCGCGATGACTACGATTACGCCCACTTTGAGACCGATCGCGTCTTCTCCAAGGCGATGTACGAGGAGGCAGGGATAAAGGACCCTCGCAAGGAATTGACCGCCGTCAGCCTTCACGATTGTTTCACCATCGCTGAGGCGATTTCGCTGGAGGACTTCGGCATCAGCCCCGCAGGGAAGGTCAAAGAAGACATCGATGCGGGTTTCTTTAACCTGCATGCGGGCGGAGTTGCCGTCAATACCGATGGCGGGCTGAAATGTTTCGGCCACCCTGTCGGGGCAACCGGCCTGAGGCAAATGTACGAAGCCTACAAGCAGCTCCAGGGGAAGGCTCAAAAGCCCGAGAGACAGCTCAAGGATCCCAAATTCATGATGATCCACGCCCGTGGCGGATGGCCGGGGCAGACGTTGCCCATCGGCGCCATCCTTGGAAACTGA
- a CDS encoding methylmalonyl-CoA mutase family protein, with translation MSKQKEEKQFVIASGIPVKAIYTSEDVAGIDPSRELGAPGEAPFTRGGYPGMYRTQPWRIRQITGHGTVEDQHERVKYALSLGQTAITVIADQSTASLLDVDHPSVLSRIDDVGLWGAPMSSLRDYEVLLEGIPQDKIYAAVMGTPHFMPFCNGGYFALAENRGIPLNKLSGTCNEDMCTAYLACPYPDMPPPQHGLRLAADLIEFCTENIPHWTTASFSGYNIRETGITAYQEIAIVLANAITFIDEVLSRGKFKIDDFAPGLGASHLSCDRDFFEEIAKFRAVRRMWYRLLTERYQAQKTDSLKFKIHVQTSGAALTYQQPMNNAVRVAYHVLAAALGGVQSMHADGFDEAISAPSELSALLAIRTQQIAQVETNITNVADPLGGSYYIESLTNAVEEQAWDYLKKIEQQGGFVEALNSGWLPRELAKGMLDQEKLAQSGEKKIVGVNCFEMEEEPFKVPAFKTNPSAGEEQLAKLKQIRKERDSRKVKTALDDLRKAAEDGSNIMRPSMTALKAYATAGEMGQVWREVFGTWNKPMWV, from the coding sequence ATGAGTAAACAGAAAGAAGAGAAGCAATTCGTTATCGCCTCTGGAATCCCGGTCAAGGCGATTTACACATCAGAAGATGTGGCAGGGATCGATCCCTCCCGCGAACTTGGGGCGCCTGGAGAGGCACCGTTCACCCGGGGGGGATATCCCGGCATGTATCGTACTCAGCCTTGGCGCATCCGGCAAATCACCGGGCACGGCACGGTGGAGGATCAGCACGAGCGCGTCAAGTATGCCCTTAGTTTGGGGCAGACGGCAATTACCGTCATTGCCGATCAATCCACGGCATCTCTCCTGGATGTTGATCATCCCAGTGTTCTGTCCCGGATTGATGATGTGGGACTCTGGGGAGCGCCCATGTCCTCGCTCAGGGATTACGAGGTTTTGCTGGAAGGCATCCCTCAGGATAAGATTTATGCAGCAGTGATGGGAACCCCTCACTTTATGCCGTTCTGCAACGGGGGCTATTTTGCCCTGGCCGAAAATAGGGGTATCCCTTTGAATAAGTTGTCCGGAACCTGCAATGAGGATATGTGCACTGCTTATCTGGCGTGTCCCTATCCCGATATGCCGCCACCCCAGCACGGTCTGAGGCTGGCGGCCGATCTCATCGAATTCTGCACCGAGAATATCCCGCACTGGACTACCGCCTCCTTCTCCGGATATAACATCCGGGAGACCGGCATCACGGCCTATCAGGAGATTGCCATCGTTCTGGCCAATGCCATTACGTTCATCGATGAAGTGCTCAGTCGAGGAAAATTCAAGATCGACGATTTTGCTCCCGGTTTGGGGGCATCCCATCTTTCCTGCGACAGGGACTTTTTCGAGGAGATCGCCAAGTTCAGGGCCGTCCGGCGCATGTGGTACCGGTTGCTGACGGAGCGCTACCAGGCACAGAAAACGGATTCGTTGAAATTCAAGATTCATGTCCAGACTTCCGGGGCCGCGCTGACTTATCAGCAGCCGATGAACAATGCCGTTCGCGTAGCATATCATGTCCTGGCTGCGGCACTGGGCGGTGTGCAGTCCATGCACGCCGATGGTTTTGACGAGGCCATCAGCGCACCTTCGGAACTTTCCGCGCTTCTGGCCATCCGAACCCAGCAGATCGCCCAGGTGGAGACGAACATCACCAATGTGGCGGATCCGTTGGGCGGCTCTTACTATATCGAAAGCCTGACCAATGCGGTCGAGGAACAAGCCTGGGACTATCTCAAGAAGATCGAGCAACAGGGGGGCTTCGTGGAGGCCCTGAATTCCGGCTGGTTGCCCCGGGAGCTTGCCAAGGGGATGCTGGATCAGGAAAAACTGGCCCAGTCCGGCGAGAAGAAGATCGTAGGGGTCAACTGCTTTGAGATGGAGGAAGAGCCCTTCAAAGTCCCTGCCTTCAAAACCAATCCTTCCGCAGGTGAGGAGCAGCTTGCCAAGCTCAAACAAATTCGGAAGGAAAGGGATAGCCGGAAGGTGAAGACGGCGCTGGATGATTTGAGGAAGGCGGCTGAAGACGGAAGCAACATCATGCGCCCCTCGATGACTGCCCTCAAGGCCTATGCCACTGCCGGAGAAATGGGACAGGTGTGGCGCGAGGTCTTCGGTACCTGGAACAAACCCATGTGGGTTTAG
- a CDS encoding 2-hydroxyacyl-CoA dehydratase family protein, producing MSTARLSHLEELYKNRSRRAEELRKQGQKVVGYFCCHPPLEIMTALDLVPYRITGDVKEPISKADAYLETIMCPFVRSSFDLAIKGRYDFLDGFVVPHTCDTVQRIYSIWRDHKNPEYSYFINVPHMLQPTSYAFYKEELELFVESLERYACEILSPKRLAQEIALYNENRALLRQLANLKKADPPLISGTEMTKVMTVTTALPPKEVNKLLKEIIAEVKKGHNGPKKQPARLLVYGCEISDATFPELVEKSGANIVIDDLGMGTRSYWDDVPVTSDPLEGLAKRYLEIRCPRTYRAKSGTHQQDMENRFGHIGQFIKDFNVNGAVLYIIRYCDTHEMDVPDVIEYLKGLGLPVLHIEDDYSVGTIGQLSTRVQAFLETIG from the coding sequence ATGAGCACAGCGAGATTGTCTCATCTGGAAGAACTCTATAAGAATCGATCCCGGAGGGCGGAAGAGCTGAGAAAACAGGGCCAAAAAGTGGTCGGCTATTTTTGCTGCCACCCCCCTCTGGAGATCATGACGGCCCTGGATTTGGTGCCGTATCGCATCACCGGGGATGTCAAAGAGCCCATTAGCAAGGCGGACGCTTATCTGGAGACCATTATGTGTCCCTTTGTCCGCAGCTCCTTCGATCTGGCCATCAAGGGGAGATACGACTTTCTGGACGGCTTTGTGGTGCCTCACACCTGCGATACCGTACAACGCATCTACTCCATTTGGAGGGATCACAAAAATCCGGAGTATTCCTACTTCATCAATGTTCCGCATATGTTGCAGCCCACCTCCTACGCGTTCTATAAGGAGGAGTTGGAGTTATTTGTGGAAAGTCTGGAGCGGTATGCCTGCGAAATCCTTTCCCCGAAGCGGCTGGCTCAGGAGATAGCCCTGTACAATGAAAACCGGGCATTGCTGCGCCAGCTTGCCAATCTGAAAAAAGCAGATCCGCCGCTAATCTCTGGCACCGAGATGACCAAGGTAATGACGGTGACCACCGCTCTTCCGCCAAAGGAAGTCAACAAACTGCTCAAAGAAATCATCGCCGAAGTCAAAAAGGGCCACAACGGCCCCAAGAAGCAGCCGGCCCGCTTGTTAGTATACGGCTGCGAGATCAGCGATGCGACCTTTCCAGAACTGGTGGAGAAATCCGGCGCCAATATCGTCATTGATGATCTGGGAATGGGGACAAGGTCGTACTGGGATGATGTCCCGGTTACCAGCGATCCTCTGGAAGGTCTGGCCAAGCGGTATCTGGAGATCAGATGTCCCCGCACCTACCGGGCCAAATCCGGCACCCATCAGCAAGACATGGAAAACCGCTTCGGCCATATAGGCCAGTTCATCAAGGACTTTAACGTCAACGGCGCGGTGCTTTATATCATCCGATACTGCGATACCCACGAGATGGATGTGCCCGACGTCATCGAATATCTGAAGGGGCTGGGATTGCCCGTCCTTCATATCGAGGATGACTATAGCGTGGGCACCATCGGGCAGCTCAGCACCCGGGTGCAGGCATTTCTAGAGACGATTGGTTAG
- a CDS encoding 2-oxoacid:acceptor oxidoreductase family protein, translating to MSGKIMAKNGSKRKDVVMAGLGGSGVLLVGETLLHAAEPLYEYVTYFPSYGTAMRGGAVECSVVLSNERIGSPMLPLADVVVIFDAARLKEFEGRVRPGGQLLLENTNVTEEPTRTDIKILRIPAREISAGLGDTRATNQVMLGAYIAATGAVAPDVIEKEIEKRLKNKGLSKLVALNLEAFRKGMQASKGGN from the coding sequence ATGAGTGGTAAAATTATGGCGAAAAACGGTTCCAAGCGAAAAGATGTAGTGATGGCCGGTCTCGGTGGGAGCGGTGTGTTGCTGGTCGGGGAAACCCTGCTGCACGCGGCGGAACCTTTATATGAGTACGTGACCTATTTCCCGTCGTATGGGACCGCAATGCGGGGCGGAGCGGTTGAGTGCAGCGTGGTTCTTTCTAATGAGCGGATCGGGTCACCGATGCTTCCGCTGGCCGATGTGGTGGTGATCTTTGACGCTGCCCGGCTAAAGGAGTTCGAAGGACGGGTGCGCCCCGGAGGACAGTTGCTTCTGGAAAACACCAATGTTACCGAGGAGCCCACGAGAACCGATATCAAAATATTGAGGATCCCGGCTCGGGAGATTTCCGCTGGTCTGGGAGACACCCGGGCCACCAATCAGGTGATGTTAGGTGCATATATTGCAGCTACCGGCGCGGTGGCTCCGGATGTGATCGAGAAAGAGATCGAGAAGCGCTTGAAAAATAAAGGCCTCAGCAAACTGGTGGCCTTGAACCTGGAGGCCTTCAGGAAAGGCATGCAGGCATCAAAGGGAGGAAATTAA